In Candidatus Desulfatibia profunda, the following proteins share a genomic window:
- a CDS encoding PTS sugar transporter subunit IIA, which yields MKILDVLHKDAIIADLKALDKKGILEELVTPIARIAGINHDFLVRVLLERERLGSTGIGEGIGIPHGKLKDLDSLVLGFGLSRKGADFESMDGRPAHIFFLLVTPENSTGLHLKLLARISRILKNDLFKQKLLNAADSDEIYSIIRAEEEEEL from the coding sequence ATGAAAATTCTCGATGTGTTGCATAAGGATGCAATTATAGCCGACTTGAAAGCGCTCGATAAGAAAGGAATTCTTGAAGAGCTGGTAACGCCCATAGCCCGTATTGCCGGCATAAACCATGATTTTCTGGTAAGGGTGCTCTTGGAACGGGAACGACTGGGCAGCACCGGCATCGGTGAAGGTATCGGAATTCCGCACGGCAAACTAAAGGATCTGGATTCTCTGGTCTTGGGTTTCGGCCTGAGTCGCAAGGGGGCCGACTTTGAATCGATGGATGGACGGCCCGCCCATATCTTTTTTCTGCTGGTAACACCGGAAAATTCGACCGGTCTTCATTTGAAGCTGTTGGCCCGGATTTCAAGGATCCTTAAGAATGACCTTTTCAAGCAAAAACTTCTAAATGCCGCCGATAGCGATGAAATTTATTCCATTATCAGGGCGGAGGAAGAGGAGGAATTGTAA